A window of Gloeocapsa sp. PCC 7428 contains these coding sequences:
- a CDS encoding iron uptake porin, with translation MQKLFWSVLKLSPTLLSAIFLLLERTQASEVPVRALVSNSSTIVTTQDSTSLKQNSINPQVFVASTTSSIKSVSEDILSSSRPQPPDVKLANTYQTIENPSALDALAQVTSVSQLSDVQPTDWAFQALQSLVERYGCIAGYPDSTYRGNRALTRYEFAAGLNACLDRVNELIATATADAVNREDLATLQRLQEEFSAELATLRGRVDALEAQTAELEANQFSTTTKLGGEVVFGLADVFGDSAVGGSDLEYNTIAAVRARLNFDTSFTGRDLLRTRLQARNIDNNTGETGTSMTRLGFDGDEGNDVIIDDFFYRFPLNNQFRVFLALNSFEPRDFIDVVSPFYSSGDGAVSRFGRLNPVLRIPDDSSGLAFDFKLNDTFTLAAGYLVPTDFASNPSQKAGLSDGAYAAFTNVVFNATNNFKLGLSYVRSYAPGGEVNLTGSTGSGIAQDPLGVATSADSVGAQAQLGVGEGLILSGWAGYTWAKAQASGLGVIEGNEARIFNWAAAVSFPDLGKEGNLASIIFGQPPKVVDSDLIEDQNTSYHLEGFYRFKLTENVSITPGAFVIFNPEHNNDNDTIYVGTIRTTFEF, from the coding sequence ATGCAGAAACTTTTCTGGAGTGTTTTAAAACTAAGCCCAACACTCTTAAGTGCTATATTTCTTTTGCTTGAACGTACTCAAGCTAGTGAAGTACCTGTGAGGGCGTTAGTATCTAACTCTTCTACTATTGTTACAACTCAAGATAGCACTTCACTAAAACAAAACTCTATCAATCCACAAGTTTTTGTAGCAAGCACTACTTCTTCTATCAAAAGTGTTTCAGAAGATATCTTGTCTTCTTCCAGACCTCAACCTCCAGATGTAAAGCTAGCTAATACTTATCAAACTATCGAAAATCCCTCAGCTTTGGATGCACTAGCTCAAGTTACATCAGTTTCTCAATTATCTGACGTACAACCCACCGATTGGGCATTCCAGGCACTGCAATCTTTAGTAGAACGTTATGGCTGTATTGCTGGGTACCCTGATAGTACTTATAGGGGCAATCGGGCTTTGACGCGCTATGAATTTGCTGCTGGTTTAAATGCTTGTTTAGACCGAGTAAACGAACTCATTGCCACAGCAACTGCAGACGCAGTGAATCGGGAAGACCTAGCAACTTTACAGCGATTACAAGAAGAATTTTCAGCAGAACTAGCCACATTGCGCGGTCGCGTGGATGCATTAGAAGCACAAACAGCCGAACTAGAAGCTAATCAGTTCTCTACTACTACCAAGTTAGGTGGGGAAGTTGTATTTGGCTTAGCTGATGTTTTTGGTGATTCAGCTGTTGGTGGAAGTGACTTAGAGTACAATACCATTGCTGCTGTCCGCGCGCGATTAAACTTTGATACTAGCTTTACTGGTAGAGATCTTTTAAGAACTCGTTTACAAGCTCGTAATATTGATAACAACACTGGAGAAACTGGTACCTCAATGACCCGCTTGGGATTTGATGGTGACGAAGGTAATGATGTTATTATTGATGACTTCTTTTACCGTTTTCCACTCAACAACCAGTTTAGAGTCTTTCTTGCACTCAACAGTTTTGAACCAAGAGATTTTATTGATGTAGTCAGCCCTTTCTATAGTAGTGGTGATGGGGCTGTTTCCCGTTTTGGTCGTCTCAATCCAGTTTTGCGAATACCAGATGACAGTTCAGGGCTTGCGTTTGACTTTAAGCTAAATGACACCTTTACTTTAGCTGCTGGATATTTAGTCCCAACTGATTTTGCTAGTAACCCTAGTCAAAAGGCTGGTCTTTCTGATGGTGCATATGCAGCTTTCACCAATGTAGTCTTTAATGCAACCAATAATTTTAAACTAGGTTTATCTTATGTCCGTTCTTATGCGCCTGGGGGTGAGGTCAATCTCACAGGCAGTACAGGTAGTGGCATTGCTCAAGACCCATTAGGAGTTGCAACTTCAGCTGATTCTGTTGGCGCACAAGCACAGTTAGGAGTAGGTGAAGGTTTGATTTTATCAGGTTGGGCTGGTTATACCTGGGCTAAAGCACAAGCTAGTGGTTTAGGTGTTATTGAGGGAAATGAAGCCAGGATTTTTAATTGGGCTGCGGCGGTTTCTTTTCCAGATTTGGGCAAAGAAGGTAATCTTGCTTCTATTATCTTTGGTCAACCACCGAAGGTAGTCGATAGCGATCTGATAGAGGATCAAAATACCTCTTATCATCTTGAAGGTTTTTACCGTTTTAAACTCACAGAAAATGTTTCAATTACTCCAGGAGCATTTGTAATTTTCAATCCAGAACATAACAATGATAATGACACAATCTATGTTGGAACAATTCGGACTACCTTTGAATTCTAA
- a CDS encoding DUF2808 domain-containing protein, with protein MNKLIFSTVFTIAIASSVPDALAGGVLRDAKASHLVHSGAHPNNARLSATHHFEVHVQGGDLSQLTIDVPKGMKVSDRIVVTDESGKKIDNTISVNDRKIAIAFSQPIRTGTTLSVSMKGVRSQLSLLGRVWLYPVYARKTGMTEDIRIGMARIQTY; from the coding sequence ATGAATAAATTAATCTTCTCTACTGTTTTTACAATCGCGATCGCGTCTTCAGTTCCAGATGCTTTAGCAGGAGGAGTTTTACGTGATGCGAAAGCTTCTCATCTTGTTCATAGTGGAGCACATCCCAACAATGCTCGTTTATCTGCAACACATCATTTTGAAGTACACGTTCAGGGTGGTGATTTGTCACAACTTACTATTGATGTACCAAAGGGAATGAAAGTAAGCGATCGCATTGTTGTTACTGATGAATCTGGCAAAAAAATTGATAATACGATTTCTGTCAACGATAGGAAGATTGCGATCGCTTTTTCACAACCTATACGTACAGGTACAACGCTATCAGTCTCTATGAAAGGAGTTAGATCGCAATTATCATTGCTTGGTCGTGTATGGCTTTACCCAGTTTATGCAAGGAAGACAGGAATGACCGAAGACATAAGAATTGGTATGGCTAGAATTCAAACGTATTGA